One genomic segment of Acidobacteriota bacterium includes these proteins:
- a CDS encoding DUF1272 domain-containing protein: MSLEMKTSCEACEVALAADDEAYICSYECSFCGECARKLSANCPNCMGELVRRPRRTSA; this comes from the coding sequence ATGAGTCTTGAGATGAAGACGAGTTGTGAGGCCTGTGAAGTGGCGCTGGCGGCGGATGATGAGGCCTACATCTGCAGTTATGAGTGTAGTTTCTGTGGGGAGTGTGCGCGGAAGTTGAGTGCGAACTGTCCGAACTGTATGGGAGAGCTGGTGCGGCGCCCCCGACGGACCTCAGCGTAG
- a CDS encoding VOC family protein, with protein MPAHEKINYLEFPVTDMDGSKRFFSQVFGWEFVDYGPDYASFKNAGLNGGFVRSTLSAHSTTGSALTVFYSHSLEATQAKIEEAGGKLIKPIYAFPGGRRFHFTDPSGNEFAVWSHPE; from the coding sequence ATGCCGGCCCACGAGAAGATCAATTACCTCGAATTTCCGGTCACCGACATGGACGGCTCGAAGCGGTTCTTCAGTCAGGTGTTCGGCTGGGAATTCGTCGATTACGGCCCGGACTACGCCTCGTTCAAGAACGCCGGCCTGAACGGCGGCTTCGTCCGATCCACGCTGAGCGCCCATTCGACGACCGGCAGCGCGCTGACCGTCTTCTACAGCCATTCGCTGGAGGCGACCCAGGCCAAGATCGAGGAGGCCGGCGGCAAGCTCATCAAACCGATCTACGCCTTTCCCGGTGGGCGGCGGTTTCACTTCACGGACCCCAGCGGCAATGAGTTCGCCGTCTGGTCCCACCCGGAGTAA